The following are encoded together in the Choloepus didactylus isolate mChoDid1 chromosome 7, mChoDid1.pri, whole genome shotgun sequence genome:
- the MMUT gene encoding methylmalonyl-CoA mutase, mitochondrial isoform X1, protein MLRAKTWLFLLSPYHLKQLKELPGPRLVWQRLLHQQQPLHPEWAALAKKQLKGKNPEDLIWHTPEGISVKPLYSTRDTKDFPEELPGLKPFTRGPHPTMYTFRPWTIRQYAGFSTVEESNKFYKDNIKAGQQGLSVAFDLATHRGYDSDNPRVRGDVGMAGVAIDTVEDTKILFDGIPLEKMSVSMTMNGAVIPVLATFIVTGEEQGVPKEKLTGTIQNDILKEFMVRNTYIFPPEPSMRIIADIFQYTAKHMPKFNSISISGYHMQEAGADAILELAYTIADGLEYCRTGLQAGLTIDEFAPRLSFFWGIGMNFYMEIAKMRAGRRLWAHLIEQMFQPKNSKSLLLRAHCQTSGWSLTEQDPYNNIVRTAIEAMAAVFGGTQSLHTNSFDEALGLPTVKSARIARNTQIIIQEESGIPKVADPWGGSYMMESLTNDVYEAALKLIKEIEEMGGMAKAVAEGIPKLRIEECAARRQARIDSGKRKWKSLYIYLGSEVIVGVNKYQLEKEESVDVLAIDNTSVRNRQIEKLKKVKSSRDQALAERCLVALTECAASGDGNILALAVDAARARCTVEEITDAMKKVFGEHRANDRMVSGAYRQEFGESKEISSAIDRVHKFLEREGRRPRFLVAKMGQDGHDRGAKVIATGFADLGFDVDIGPLFQTPREVAQQAVDADVHAVGVSTLAAGHKTLVPELIKELSSLGRPDILVMCGGVIPPQDYEYLFEVGVVNIFGPGTRIPNAAIQVIDDIEKCLEKKQQSI, encoded by the exons ATGTTGAGGGCTAAGACTTGGCTTTTTTTGCTTTCACCCTATCACCTGAAGCAGCTAAAAGAATTGCCAGGCCCCAGGCTAGTATGGCAGCGACTTCTACACCAGCAACAACCCCTTCATCCAGAATGGGCTGCTCTGGCTAAAAAGCAGCTGAAAGGCAAAAACCCAGAAGACCTAATATGGCACACCCCAGAAGGGATCTCTGTGAAGCCCTTATATTCCACTAGGGATACGAAAGACTTCCCTGAAGAACTTCCAGGATTGAAGCCGTTCACACGTGGACCACATCCCACCATGTATACCTTTAGGCCCTGGACCATCCGCCAGTATGCTGGTTTTAGTACTGTGGAAGAGAGCAATAAGTTCTATAAGGACAATATTAAGG ctgGGCAGCAAGGATTATCAGTTGCTTTTGATCTGGCAACCCATCGTGGCTATGATTCAGACAACCCCCGAGTTCGTGGTgatgttggaatggctggagttGCTATTGACACTGTGGAAGATACCAAAATTCTTTTTGATGGCATTCCTTTagaaaaaatgtcagtttccatGACCATGAATGGAGCAGTTATTCCAGTTCTTGCAACTTTTATAGTAACTGGAGAAGAGCAAGGTGTACCCAAAGAGAAACTTACTGGTACAATCCAAAATGATATACTAAAGGAGTTCATGGTCAGAAATACTTACATTTTTCCACCAGAACCATCTATGAGAATTATTGCCGACATCTTCCAATACACAGCAAAG cacatgCCAAAGTTTAATTCCATTTCAATTAGTGGGTACCATATGCAGGAAGCAGGGGCTGATGCCATTCTGGAACTGGCCTATACTATAGCAGATGGATTGGAGTACTGTAGAACTGGACTCCAAGCTGGCCTGACTATCGATGAATTTGCACCAAG GTTGTCTTTCTTCTGGGGAATTGGAATGAACTTTTATATGGAAATAGCGAAGATGAGAGCTGGGAGAAGACTGTGGGCTCACTTAATAGAGCAGATGTTTCAGCCTAAAAACTCTAAATCTCTTCTTCTAAGAGCACATTGTCAGACATCAGGATGGTCACTTACAGAACAA gATCCTTACAATAATATTGTTCGTACTGCAATAGAAGCAATGGCAGCAGTATTTGGAGGGACTCAGTCTTTGCACACAAATTCTTTTGATGAAGCGTTGGGTTTGCCAACTGTGAAAAGTGCACGAATTGccaggaacacccaaatcatcattCAGGAAGAATCTGGGATTCCCAAAGTGGCTGATCCATGGGGAGGTTCATATATGATGGAATCGCTCACAAATGATGTGTATGAGGCTGCCTTGAAG cttattaaagaaattgaagaaatgggtggaatggccaAAGCTGTAGCTGAAGGAATACCTAAACTTCGAATTGAAGAATGTGCTGCCCGAAGGCAAGCTAGAATAGATTCTGGTAAGAGAAAGTggaaaagtttatatatatacttag GATCTGAAGTAATTGTTGGAGTAAATAAGTACCAGCTGGAAAAAGAAGAATCTGTGGATGTTCTGGCGATTGATAATACTTCAGTGCGTAACAGGCAGATTGAAAAACTTAAGAAG GTTAAATCCAGTAGGGATCAAGCTCTGGCTGAACGGTGTCTTGTTGCACTAACCGAATGTGCTGCCAGTGGAGATGGGAATATTCTAGCTCTTGCAGTGGATGCAGCCCGTGCAAG ATGTACAGTTGAAGAAATCACAGATGCCATGAAAAAGGTATTTGGGGAACATAGAGCTAATGATCGGATGGTGAGTGGAGCATATCGCCAAGAATTTGGAGAAAGTAAAGAGATATCATCTGCTATCGATAG GGTCCATAAATTCTTGGAACGTGAAGGTCGCAGACCTCGTTTCCTTGTGGCAAAAATGGGACAAGATGGTCATGACAGAGGAGCAAAAGTTATCGCTACAGGATTTGCTGATCTTGGTTTTGATGTGGACATAGGTCCTCTTTTTCAG ACTCCCCGGGAGGTGGCCCAGCAGGCTGTGGATGCAGATGTACATGCTGTGGGTGTAAGCACACTAGCCGCTGGTCATAAAACCCTTGTTCCTGAGCTCATCAAAGAACTTAGCTCCCTTGGACGCCCAGATATTCTTGTCATGTGTGGAGGGGTGATACCACCGCAG GATTATGAATATCTGTTTGAAGTTGGTGTTGTCAATATTTTTGGTCCTGGGACCCGAATTCCAAACGCTGCCATTCAAGTGATTGATGATATTGAGAAGTGTTTGGAGAAGAAGCAGCAATCGATATaa
- the MMUT gene encoding methylmalonyl-CoA mutase, mitochondrial isoform X2, with the protein MLRAKTWLFLLSPYHLKQLKELPGPRLVWQRLLHQQQPLHPEWAALAKKQLKGKNPEDLIWHTPEGISVKPLYSTRDTKDFPEELPGLKPFTRGPHPTMYTFRPWTIRQYAGFSTVEESNKFYKDNIKAGQQGLSVAFDLATHRGYDSDNPRVRGDVGMAGVAIDTVEDTKILFDGIPLEKMSVSMTMNGAVIPVLATFIVTGEEQGVPKEKLTGTIQNDILKEFMVRNTYIFPPEPSMRIIADIFQYTAKHMPKFNSISISGYHMQEAGADAILELAYTIADGLEYCRTGLQAGLTIDEFAPRLSFFWGIGMNFYMEIAKMRAGRRLWAHLIEQMFQPKNSKSLLLRAHCQTSGWSLTEQDPYNNIVRTAIEAMAAVFGGTQSLHTNSFDEALGLPTVKSARIARNTQIIIQEESGIPKVADPWGGSYMMESLTNDVYEAALKLIKEIEEMGGMAKAVAEGIPKLRIEECAARRQARIDSGSEVIVGVNKYQLEKEESVDVLAIDNTSVRNRQIEKLKKVKSSRDQALAERCLVALTECAASGDGNILALAVDAARARCTVEEITDAMKKVFGEHRANDRMVSGAYRQEFGESKEISSAIDRVHKFLEREGRRPRFLVAKMGQDGHDRGAKVIATGFADLGFDVDIGPLFQTPREVAQQAVDADVHAVGVSTLAAGHKTLVPELIKELSSLGRPDILVMCGGVIPPQDYEYLFEVGVVNIFGPGTRIPNAAIQVIDDIEKCLEKKQQSI; encoded by the exons ATGTTGAGGGCTAAGACTTGGCTTTTTTTGCTTTCACCCTATCACCTGAAGCAGCTAAAAGAATTGCCAGGCCCCAGGCTAGTATGGCAGCGACTTCTACACCAGCAACAACCCCTTCATCCAGAATGGGCTGCTCTGGCTAAAAAGCAGCTGAAAGGCAAAAACCCAGAAGACCTAATATGGCACACCCCAGAAGGGATCTCTGTGAAGCCCTTATATTCCACTAGGGATACGAAAGACTTCCCTGAAGAACTTCCAGGATTGAAGCCGTTCACACGTGGACCACATCCCACCATGTATACCTTTAGGCCCTGGACCATCCGCCAGTATGCTGGTTTTAGTACTGTGGAAGAGAGCAATAAGTTCTATAAGGACAATATTAAGG ctgGGCAGCAAGGATTATCAGTTGCTTTTGATCTGGCAACCCATCGTGGCTATGATTCAGACAACCCCCGAGTTCGTGGTgatgttggaatggctggagttGCTATTGACACTGTGGAAGATACCAAAATTCTTTTTGATGGCATTCCTTTagaaaaaatgtcagtttccatGACCATGAATGGAGCAGTTATTCCAGTTCTTGCAACTTTTATAGTAACTGGAGAAGAGCAAGGTGTACCCAAAGAGAAACTTACTGGTACAATCCAAAATGATATACTAAAGGAGTTCATGGTCAGAAATACTTACATTTTTCCACCAGAACCATCTATGAGAATTATTGCCGACATCTTCCAATACACAGCAAAG cacatgCCAAAGTTTAATTCCATTTCAATTAGTGGGTACCATATGCAGGAAGCAGGGGCTGATGCCATTCTGGAACTGGCCTATACTATAGCAGATGGATTGGAGTACTGTAGAACTGGACTCCAAGCTGGCCTGACTATCGATGAATTTGCACCAAG GTTGTCTTTCTTCTGGGGAATTGGAATGAACTTTTATATGGAAATAGCGAAGATGAGAGCTGGGAGAAGACTGTGGGCTCACTTAATAGAGCAGATGTTTCAGCCTAAAAACTCTAAATCTCTTCTTCTAAGAGCACATTGTCAGACATCAGGATGGTCACTTACAGAACAA gATCCTTACAATAATATTGTTCGTACTGCAATAGAAGCAATGGCAGCAGTATTTGGAGGGACTCAGTCTTTGCACACAAATTCTTTTGATGAAGCGTTGGGTTTGCCAACTGTGAAAAGTGCACGAATTGccaggaacacccaaatcatcattCAGGAAGAATCTGGGATTCCCAAAGTGGCTGATCCATGGGGAGGTTCATATATGATGGAATCGCTCACAAATGATGTGTATGAGGCTGCCTTGAAG cttattaaagaaattgaagaaatgggtggaatggccaAAGCTGTAGCTGAAGGAATACCTAAACTTCGAATTGAAGAATGTGCTGCCCGAAGGCAAGCTAGAATAGATTCTG GATCTGAAGTAATTGTTGGAGTAAATAAGTACCAGCTGGAAAAAGAAGAATCTGTGGATGTTCTGGCGATTGATAATACTTCAGTGCGTAACAGGCAGATTGAAAAACTTAAGAAG GTTAAATCCAGTAGGGATCAAGCTCTGGCTGAACGGTGTCTTGTTGCACTAACCGAATGTGCTGCCAGTGGAGATGGGAATATTCTAGCTCTTGCAGTGGATGCAGCCCGTGCAAG ATGTACAGTTGAAGAAATCACAGATGCCATGAAAAAGGTATTTGGGGAACATAGAGCTAATGATCGGATGGTGAGTGGAGCATATCGCCAAGAATTTGGAGAAAGTAAAGAGATATCATCTGCTATCGATAG GGTCCATAAATTCTTGGAACGTGAAGGTCGCAGACCTCGTTTCCTTGTGGCAAAAATGGGACAAGATGGTCATGACAGAGGAGCAAAAGTTATCGCTACAGGATTTGCTGATCTTGGTTTTGATGTGGACATAGGTCCTCTTTTTCAG ACTCCCCGGGAGGTGGCCCAGCAGGCTGTGGATGCAGATGTACATGCTGTGGGTGTAAGCACACTAGCCGCTGGTCATAAAACCCTTGTTCCTGAGCTCATCAAAGAACTTAGCTCCCTTGGACGCCCAGATATTCTTGTCATGTGTGGAGGGGTGATACCACCGCAG GATTATGAATATCTGTTTGAAGTTGGTGTTGTCAATATTTTTGGTCCTGGGACCCGAATTCCAAACGCTGCCATTCAAGTGATTGATGATATTGAGAAGTGTTTGGAGAAGAAGCAGCAATCGATATaa